From the Alteromonas sp. CI.11.F.A3 genome, the window AGATGGTGTCGCTCGCTTTCTGAGGCAACGATTTTCACTGTAAGTCACAAGTAAGTGACAAACACTACACGCTATGCTTTTTGCTGCTAGGCATTTTGTATTTTGGATTTACCAATAGGCATAGATATAGATATCGGCCAATAGAGATTTAGTTTCTCTCACATACAAAAAAGCTCGTAGATTCAACATCTACGAGCTTATAAACAGCAACTAAATACCTAATGCAAGTTGCAGCGCTAAATCTGCAACAACTTAGTTTAAAGCGCTTACGCTTTTATCACTTCTACACCGTTCATGTACGGTACTAGGGCTTTAGGTATCGTTACACTGCCGTCAGCCTGTTGGTAGTTTTCTAAAATAGCCACCAATGTACGACCAACTGCCAAACCAGAACCATTTAAGGTATGAAGCAACTCAGGCTTGTTTGTTTCTGGGTTTCTGAAACGTGCTTGCATACGTCTAGCCTGGAAATCTAACATGTTCGAACATGACGAGATTTCACGATAGGTGTTTTGTGCGGGCAACCATACTTCTAAATCGTAGGTTTTACATGCGCCAAAGCCCATGTCGCCAGTACAAAGCAATACTTTACGGTATGGCAATTCAAGTTTCTGCAAAATGGTTTCAGCGTGCTGAGTAAGTTCTTCTAACGCATCGAAGCTGTTTTCAGGCTTCACAAGCTGTACAAGCTCAACTTTGTCGAACTGATGCTGACGAATCAAACCACGGGTATCACGGCCATACGAGCCTGCTTCTGAACGAAAACAAGGAGTATGCGCGGTCATCTTAACTGGTAGCGACTTCTCATCTAGAATTTCATCACGGGCGATGTTGGTTAGCGGCACTTCTGCAGTTGGAATAAGTGAAAGCCCTTGGCCTTCTTCCGTTGCTGGCTGAGTATGAAATAAATCTTCACCAAATTTAGGTAATTGCCCTGTGCCGTAAAGGCTGTCAGCGTTTACCAAAAACGGGACATACATTTCATCATAACCGTGTTCGTTAGTGTGAACATCTAACATGAACTGGGCAATGGCACGGTTTAAGCGAGCCATCTCACGGCGCATCACTACAAAACGGCTACCGGTTAATTTAGTCGCCGTAGCAAAATCTAAGCTGTTATTTAGCCCTTCACCAATATCAACGTGATCTTTCACTTCAAAATCGAAAGTACGTGGCTCACCCCAACGTGAAATCTCAACGTTGTCGTCTTCGTCTTTACCTTCAGGTACCGACTCATGTGGCAAGTTAGGAATGCCTTGGGTAAACGCAGTGATTTCATCAAGCAATACGGTTAGTTCAGCTTTAGCCGCATCTAAGTCGTCGCCTAATTTGCCCACTTCTGCCAACAAAGGTGCAATATCTTCGCCTTGTGACTTGGCTTTACCAATGGACTTACTTCGAACATTACGTTCGTTCTGCAGATCCTGTGTTTTGGACTGAAGTGTTTTTCTTTTTTCTTCTAGCGAGTTAAATGTTGCTACATCGAGGTTATAACCACGGGCAGCCAAACGCTTGGCAGTTTCTTCTATATCGCTTCGTAAACACTTTGGATCTAACATGTGTTCCTACTTATCCTTTCATGAGTTCAATAGCCAGCCAACCTGCTAACAAGCAAGCGCCGACGTTAAGAAATATGTTAGCAATGGCTTTTAACCACAGCTCGTTTTCTAATAATGTGAGCGTTTCCACAGAGAATGTAGAAAATGTGGTAAACGCGCCCAACAGCCCTACCCCAATCAATGCGCGATAGGGAGAGTCGGTTAAATCGTTGCGCTCAAGAATGCCATACAAAGTGGCTAAAGCAAACGAGCCCACAACATTCACCGCTAGTGTACCAAAGGGCAAATTTTTTCCAAACCAAGAATCTATGGTTGTGGTACAAAAATAACGCAAGCAAGCCCCAATTGCGCCGCCCGCTGCAATATAGCAGTATAAAATAACGCCTTGAGGCACAATATTCACCGTTTCTGATTATTCCGCGCACTTTGTGCGCTTTCATTTAGCTTGTCTAAATAGTCACGTTTTGCTTTAAGCGCTTTCTCTAAACCACGTTCGTTAGGCTCGTATAAGCGAGTACCTGCAATGCTATCGGGTAAATACACTTCACCTGCTGCGAATGCATTGGGTTCGTTATGCGCGTACCGATAACCATCACCATGGCCTAGGTCTTTCATTAGTTCAGTAGGAGCATTACGTAAATGCATGGGCACAGGCGCATCGGATGTTTGTCTTGCTAGTGCTTTTGCTTGGCTAAATGCCATATAAACGGCATTACTTTTTGCCGCCAACGCACAATAAACAGCCGCTTGTGCAATGGCACGTTCACCCTCAGCTGGCCCCACGCGATGAAAGGTATCCCATGCGTTTATGCATAACTGCATGGCTCTGGGATCGGCATTACCAATATCTTCCGATGCAATTGCCAATAATCTTCTTGCCACATACAGCGCATCACCGCCACCGTCTAATATACGTCCGTACCAATATAGCGCGGCATCAGGATCGGAACCCCGTACCGACTTATGAAACGCCGATATTAGGTCGTAAAATGTATCACCTTTATTGTCGTAGCTGGCAATTTTTTCGCCTACGGCTTGTTCAATATCGGCAATAGAAATAACACTGTTCTCAGTAAAGTCGGCGGCTAGCTCTAAATAAGTGAGTAACCTGCGGCCATCACCGCCACACAAACCTAACAAGGCGTTACTCGCATCTTCCTCAATACTTAACTGTCGTAAACCTAACCCTTTTTCGTCATCGGTTAGCGCTCGTTGCATTAATTCAGCAAGTGCGTCTTGTTCTAGTGCTTTGAGTACATAAACCCGCACACGAGAAAGCAATGCGTTGTTCAATTCAAAAGAAGGGTTTTCAGTGGTTGCACCTATGAAAGTAACAGTACCCGACTCTACAAAAGGTAAAAAAGCGTCTTGTTGGCTTTTGTTGAACCTGTGTACCTCATCTACGAACAATAAAGTACGTTGGTTGTAGCGGGAGTTTTCTTTCGCGGAGTCCATTGCAGCGCGAATATCTTTAACCCCAGAAGTTACCGCCGAAATGCGAATAACCGAGGCGTTAGTATAGGTGGCAATAAGCTCTGCTAGGGTTGTTTTACCCGTACCAGGTGGGCCCCATAAAATCATTGAATGACAGTGACCCGCTTCTAGCATTTTACGTAGGGGTTTGTTTGCGCCTAATAAGTGCGACTGACCGGCATACTCATCTATGGTCACCGGCCGCATTTTAGCTGCTAGTGGCGCAAAAGGTTCGAGCGGTTCTTTGTTATCGTTAATCATCTATTCTTTGCTATCGCTGATCATCAATAATATAGCTTTGCGGCACGTCTACAGAGAAAAGATTGTCTTTAACAGTATCAATAGCAAAATCTAAGTCTTGGTCGCTAAACACTAACGCACTGGTTTGATCTTGTGCATCAAGCATATCTAACGTCGACAGAATACCGTCGCTGTTGAACCCTAATGTCAGTGACTTTATTTGGCCATCTGTCGATTTAGGCACAATTTGATATTGCTCTAACGTCGAGCTGGCTTTTGCGTCATCAAGCTTACTGATTACAAAGCTGTCCCACGTTTCATCGTCGTTAGCCGTTAATAAAACAATAGGGTTGTCTTTAATTGCTTGGTCTTGCGAAATAATAGTGACCTGCTCAACAAAGGTATCGATATTCCATACCGCTTCACCATCGGCGATAAGCAAGGTTTCATCAGGAAACGTGGTTTCCCAGCGAAGCTTATTCGGGCGCATCATGGTTAATGTACCCTGCGCTTCATGCACAATATTGCCTTGGGCATCCGTTACCGTTTGATTAAAAGCGGCTTGGTATTGCTGTAATCCATGTAGGCGTTTTTTCAAAAGTACATTTGCACTATCTGCTGCCTCAGCGGCTGCATTATCTCCTGCATTAACTGCTTTCGACATTTCGTTAGTACTTTGAGTGGTAAATTCAGGCTTTGTTACAGAACCCACTACCACTTCGGCTTCGCTATTCGTCTTTAGCGCATCGCTAGTTATATTAGTTACCTGCATTGCAGATAAGCTCAATGGTGCGGCTATTAACGCTGCCATCATAATAGGTACTACTTTGTTCATTCTTCTTAATCCTTAGGCGCTGGCGGAGCTAATACTTCGCGGTTGCCGTTGTGACCCTGTGCACTTACGACGCCACTAGATTCCATTTGTTCCACTAATCGTGCTGCGCGATTGTAACCAATTCTGAATTTGCGTTGCACACTAGAGACACTTGCCCTTCTTGTTTCGGTAACAAAGGCTACGGCTTCATCATAAAATGCATCAAATTCTTGATCTTCACCTTCGGCTTGTTCACCCGGTAAAAGTACCTCGGCAGACGCTTCGCCATTTAATATCTCATCAATATATTTAGGTGCGCCTCTACGCTTCCAATCTGCCACAACAGCATGAACTTCGTGGTCGTCCACGAAGGCGCCGTGCACACGAGTTGGAACTGGGCTGCCTGGTGGCAAGTACAACATATCACCCATGCCTAGCAGTGCTTCAGCACCTTGTTGGTCTAAGATAGTACGTGAATCAATTTTACTAGAAACCTGGAATGCAATACGCGTTGGAATATTCGCTTTAATTAAGCCGGTAATAACATCTACCGAAGGACGCTGTGTGGCGAGTACCAAGTGAATACCTGCTGCACGGGCCTTTTGTGCAATACGAGCAATTAGTTCTTCTACTTTTTTGCCTACAATCATCATCATGTCGGCGAATTCATCTACCACAACCACAATAGCGGGCAGCTTTTCTAAATCTGGCGCATGAGGCTCCATGCTTTCTTCACTCTTCCAAAGCGGGTCTTGAATAGGCGTGCCAGCGGCAATCGCTTCTTCCACTTTTGCGTTGTAGCCTTTTAAGTTTCTTACCCCTAAAGCGCTCATTAAGCGATAACGACGCTCCATCTCACCTACACACCAACGAAGGGCGTTCGCCGCTTCTTTCATGTCGGTAACCACTTCAGCAAGTAAATGCGGAATACCTTCATATACCGATAGCTCAAGCATTTTGGGGTCAATCATGATCATACGTACATCTTCTGGCGTGCTCTTATACAGCAAGCTTAAGATCATAACGTTAACCCCAACCGACTTACCTGAACCGGTAGTACCCGCCACCAACAAGTGAGGCATTTTAGCCAAATCTACTATTACAGGCTTACCGGAAATATCCGCACCTAATACCATGGTAAGCGGTGAACTATTACGCTGGAAGGCATCACCACCAATCACTTCACTCAAACGCACCATTTCACGCTTTTTGTTTGGAAGCTCAAGACCTATAACGGATTTACCCGGTATAACTTCTACCACACGTACTGATATTGCCGACATGGCGCGAGCCAAATCTTTAGATAAGCCCGTAATTTTGCTTACCTTCACTCCAGGTGCTAAATCTAGTTCGAAGCGCGTAATAACAGGGCCTGGGTATACACCCACAACATTGGCTTCAATATTAAAGTCAGCCAGTTTCTCTTCAACCAGCCTTGATATGCCATCTATCTCTTCTTGCGTGAGTGGATTCTCGTGTTTATCTGCACGCTCAAGCAAGTCGAACGACGGCATAGCAGTAATAGGTTCGCTCCCCTCCCCTTCAACACGGGTAATGGATTTTGCACCCATCGCAACCGGCGTAAAAGGTTGATGAGCCGGTTTTGGCGCTACTGATTCAGGAACAGGCGAAGGCGCTGGTGCCGGTGCCGGTGCCGGTGCTGATTCAGGAGCAGGCGCTGGCGTCTCTGCATTAACAGGCTCAGCGGTTTGTTGGGCCTCAGTCGCTTGCGTTTCATCTAACGTATCGGTTTGCGACATGTCGAAGGTTGGTTCAATCATTTCTTCTGACTGTGATTCAGCGACGTGATGATTGTCTGCTACCTCGTCTTTGCTAGAAGGCTTAGCCTCTTTCACTTTATTGCGTACCGCTTCACGCATACCCGATAACGAAAAGCTCGACTTAGGTTTATTTTCACTTTCAGTACTAGCAGGCGTGTGGCTTTGAGTTTCAAAAGGCGGTACATCATCTTGGTCAAACACATCATCTGGAATGCCAAATGACGGTTCACTGCGCTCAGCCTTAGGTGGCGGCGTATAAACGGGTTCAGGCGTTTCTGCAGGCTCTGCACGCATGCTGGTGATATCTAATTCGTCATTTTCAGGCTTTGCACTGCGAGAAGGTAGCGCAAGCCTTGGCATATCTAGGGCAAGTGCCTGTTGTGGTAAAGACACACATTTGCGCCCAAACCAAAGCGTCATTTCACCTAGTCTGTCCACAATACTTAACCAGCTAATGCCCGTTAATAAGGTAAAGCCGGTACAGAAAAAGCACAGAAGCAACAAAATCGTGCCTGCGGTATTAAAGTACGGCACAAGGGCTGAACTAATAACATCGCCCACAAAGCCGCCGGCAGAAAAGTTGTATATGTCGTCAAAATTTATACTGGCAATGCCCGTGGCACCTAGTGCCATTAATAAACCACCAATAATGCGCAAACCTATTGTGAGGTAATCGAACTCTTCTAGGGCTTTAATGTGTTGGAATAAGAACCAACCTAAAAAGGCTGCACCAAAAGGAAGGAGGTAAGCTAAGAAGCCAAAAGAGAAAAGTAATAAATCGGCACTCCACGCGCCGGTAGAGCCTACCCAGTTATGTACGTCTAATTGCAAGCCGGCTTGGCTCCAGCCAGGGTCGCCCGGATGAAAAGATACTAATGCCAGCAATAAGAAAAAGGCGAAGACACAGGCTATAATCATGCCGGCTTCCCAAATTCGCTGAATCCCTGTTAATTGCGTCATAACCCTAAATCACTTATTAAACTAAATTGATGTTTCGATGTTGTGATAATTCTATCGATAAAGAAGAATACAAATGCAGTGCCAATATTATCGTAATGTTTTCAATAAGTAATTTATTAATAAGGTGTATTACAAACCTGTTTACTTACACCCACTATTGCGAGTCAAATTCACACTAACAATAACCACTGTGTTTTTGCACAGCCTATCACAAATGCCCATAATTGAGCCATGCTTTCATTACTTCAAATTAATTCGAAGCGATGTTGTACTCTTCACTTCTTCCATTACCACATAGGTTCGTGACTCACTCACTCCTGGAAGGCGCAGTAAAGTGTCGCCTAACAATCTACGATAGCTAGACATGTCTGCAACTCGGGCTTTTAGCAAAAAGTCAAAATCCCCAGAGACCAGATGGCACTCTTGTATATCGTCATGAAGCCTAACTGCCGCAGAAAATTCTGCGAAGATATCCACCGACGTCTTCGTTAACGTTATTTCTACAAAAACAAGCATGGCGGCGCCCAGCTTTTCTGGATCAACCACGGCATGGTAGCCTTTTATATAGCCTTGGCTCTCTAAACGCTTCACACGCTCTAAGCAAGGACTAGGGCTTAAACCCACGTCTTTAGCCAATTCCACATTTGATATACGCCCATTTTTTTGTAGCGAAATCAGTATATTCCTGTCTATTCGGTCAAGGTGTTTTGGAGTCTTTACCAGCATATTTTATTCCGACTAAATCGTGCTATACAAGATTATATGCTGCAACCGATATTTTTTCAGCACATAGTTCGTTTTTATCTCACGTATACTGAATCAAATAATAATCGGCAAGTGAGCCACTAGGCTAATCAATTAGAGGAAGAGTTATGTTAATCGGTGTACCAAAAGAAATTAAGAACCATGAATATCGCGTTGGCTTAACGCCTGCGGCAGTAAAAGAGTTTACCAGTCATGGTCATTCAGTGTTAGTGCAAACACTAGCTGGCGATGCAATTGGTTTTACCGATGAAATGTACGTTGAAGCTGGTGCTGCTATCGCATCTACTGCTGAGCAAGTTTTTGCTGAAGCGGAAATGATTATTAAAGTAAAAGAGCCACAAACGAATGAATGTAAAATGCTTCGTAAAGGCCAAACCCTTTACACTTACCTTCATTTGGCACCAGATCCTACACAGACAGATCTTCTTATTGCTTCTGGCGCAACCTGTATCGCTTATGAAACCGTAACCGACGACCGTGGTGGTTTACCATTGTTAGCGCCAATGAGCGAAGTGGCTGGCCGTATGTCAGTTCAAGCCGGTGCACATTACCTAGAAAAAGCACATGGCGGCAGCGGTACACTATTGGGCGGCGTTCCTGGCGTAGCACCGGGTAAAGTGCTTATCATTGGTGGTGGTGTTGTAGGTACGCAAGCCGCTAAAATGGCCTTAGGCCTAGGCGCAGACGTGACTATTTTAGACCGTTCACTTCCTCGCCTTCGTCAGTTAGATGACATTTTTAATGGCCAAGTTAAAACGGTTTACTCTACCGTTGATGCGATTGAGCATTATTCGTCAAAAGCTGATCTTGTTGTTGGCGCAGTACTTATACCTGGCGCAGCAGCACCTAAGCTACTTAACCGCAAACAAATTGCGGCCATGAAGCCAGGCTCTGTTTTGGTTGATGTTGCTATCGACCAAGGTGGTTGTTTTGAAACCTCTAAAGCCACTACACACCAAGACCCTGTATACATCATCGACGACGTAGTGCATTACTGTGTTGCGAATATGCCAGGCGGTGTTGCACGTACCTCTACTATGGCCCTTAACAATGCGACGCTACCATTTGGTTTAGCGTTGGCGAATAAAGGGCCTGCAAAAGCCATGCTTGAAGATAAGCACTTATTGAACGGTCTTAACGTTCATGAAGGCAAAGTAACCTATAAAGCAGTTGTTGACGCATTAGGTGAAAAGTTAGGTTTAACTTACACACCTGCTGAAGAAGCACTAAACGCTTAAGCAATGCTTGATTATGCTAGTGCGGTAAAAGCACTAGCAAATAAAAACGCCCAGTAAGTGGTTAGCATATTGAATGCATTCACGACTGGGCGTTTTTTTGTGTGCTTTTTGTGTGTACCCTATGTGTGTATTTTTTGGTTTTTTTATTTTTGGGCAGTTAGCTATTTGGCAATTAACTGATAGACGCGTTTACCTGCTTCAATACTTCCATAGGTTCGCTAGCTTGCGTGATAGGTCGCCCCATTACTAAGTAGCTTACGCCACTGTCTATTGCTTCTGGCGGCGTCATTACGCGCTTTTGATCGCCCGCATCACTGCCCTTGGGGCGGATACCCGGCGTAACCAACAAAAAGTCTTCGCCGATTTCATTGCGTAGCATTGCTGCTTCTTTAGCAGAACACACCACACCATCTAAACCCGCTTGGGCAGTTAACGACGCTAAGCGTAATACTTGTTGCTCAGGCGTTACATTATCAATTACGCCACTTAGCTGCGATTGATCCATACTGGTTAGTACCGTTACCGCAATTAATTTGGTTTCAGGTCGGCTACTTTGTGCGATGCCTTCTTTGGCTGCCTGCATCATTGGAAGCCCACCACTGGCGTGCACGTTTACCATCCACACACCTAGTTCAGCAGCGGCTTTGCACGCTTTACCTACCGTGTTTGGAATATCGTGAAATTTCAAATCAAGAAAAACGTCGAAGCCTTTAGCCACTAAAGATTTTACAAACTCAGGGCCAAATAAGGTGAACATCTCTTTGCCCACTTTAACTTTACACAGGCTGGGATCTAATTGGTCTACAAACGAAAGTGCTTGTTCTTGGTTGTCATAGTCGAGTGCAACAATAACGCGAGGTTCTTGCATGGTGAAGTTATTCTCCGTCTAGCCCTTTTATCGGTTTTACTACGCCCCATTTTTTACATGAAGGACATAGCCAGTAGAGTTTACGCCCAGAAAATCCACAGCTATGGCAGCGGTATTTAGGGCGTTGCATCATTTGCTTCTCTACTAATTCTTTTAATATACGTAAACTCTCTGCTGAGGTCTTATCGTCTAATTGATCGATATATAAACCCATCAGGGTTTTAAAACCACGCATGGTTGGGCGTTTACGTAATTGTTCTAATAGGTAATCTGCTGCTTGAGTGGTATCGCCTTTTTTAAGCAATACATCAACCATGGCAAGGTACGAGGTTGCACACTCTTGCCAGTGGGCTTCTAAGCTTTCCTCGAAACTATCCCAATCACCGGTTTCTTCCGCAATTTTTTCTAAACTGGGCACCGCCTCACTGAACCAATTGATATCACGCTCGGCCACTTGTACAAAATAAGCCCGTGCGTCAGTGTAGCGTTGTTGTTGAAGTGCTAGCTGTCCAAGCATTAACCAAGGTCTTACTGCATGCTCATCGGCATTAACGGCCTTTTGAAGTAAAGATAACGCAGAACCCTGCTCATCGTCTTTTAGTTTCGCTACCGCGTGCTCACAATAGAAATGCGCTAAACGTTCGCACACATCATCGTTGTCGCCATGGCATTCCACCATGCGTTCGGCAAGCTCAATGGCTCTGTCCCACTCTTTCGTGGTTTGGTAAATACTAAATAACTGTGTTTGTGCTACCAAATAGTGTTTGTCGCTATTGAGTAGTTGAAGAAAAGCATTTTCAGCCCGCTCTAAAAAACCGGCGTGAGTGTAATCATGGCCAAGTTCTTTTAGCGCACTTTCACGTTGCGTGGGTTGCAACTCGTCTCGGCTTACTAGGTTTTGGTGAACCTTAATGGCTCTGTCTATTTCGCCCCGGTGACGAAAAAAGCTGCCCATCGCAATATGAGTTTCAACCGTGTCGCTGTTCACATTAATCATTTTAATTAACGTGTCTACCGCTTTATCGGGTTGATCGGAAAGGAGGAAGTTTAAGCCTTTATAGTAATGCTTAGAAAGAATACTAGACTGTTTACGTTGTGCTTGGCGAACACTGTTACGGCCCATAATCCATCCGTAACCTGCTGCAACAGGCAAAAGTAAAAACAGCAGTTCGAGCATATTAGTGTTCTTTTTTCAGGCTATTGATTTTTGAATTCGCCGACAACAACTGAACGCGTAAACGTAACCAGCTTGCTGACATAATAAGTATCCCTACTAACACCCCCAAAGAAAGCGCAATCGCAATAAGGGTGGAAACCCGCATGTTAGCTTGAGCAATAAGATAGTTAACGGTGATATAGGCTTCGTTTTGTGTGCCAATGACAAAAGCAAATGTCAGTAATATCAAAATGGCGAGTATTGTGAGGATCCCTTTCAAGACCAAACCCTTCTTGTACGTAATTAATAAAGAATAGCAAAATGCAGCAAGAGATAACACCAAAACCCAAGGTTTTAGTTGAGCTTACGTTAGCGTTACGCGGTGGCTTCATCTTCAGATAAAGGGCGCTCTTGCTTTGCAATTAATTTGGCCATAACCAAGTCGTGATGCAATGCAGTCATATTAGTCACAAAAATACAGTGTGTATAGCCAGCTTGCATGGTTTCTAATTTATCGTACATTGCCTTATCAAGTTTAGACAGCTGTGCTAAACGTTTCTTCGTCAGCGGTGTGGTGGCGCCATAACAGCGTATAGCTGTGACATTAGTGGCACTCACCTGCACTTTCTCTTCTTCTAACTGATTTTGAATTTGCGTGCGCAATTTCGAATAAAGAAAATCGCTTTCTTTAATGTATACCAAGCGATTGTCGCTTTTACGTACACAATGCACTACAAGGTTGTTTTCAACATCGCCTTTAAACATGGCTTCAAGCATCATCGATTTAGGCTTGGCCACTGCTTTATCGGCAAAAAAACCATGCAATGGAATAATGTTGGCGGTACGAGAAAAAGGGTATAAATCGTCAGATGAATCACTTTGATAAACGGTTTTGAGCCTATCCAGAATATGCCTATTCATTACGCACAGCACAGCAAGCGAAGGCATATGCCGTACGGCTAATTCCCAAATGAATCGGTGAGTTGAGCGTTGAATACGGGCTATGTCTCTAATTTTGAAATACGCGGTATTTTCTTCAACCATGGCATCAACACTTGCCCCTGCCTTAGATTTTTTCACATCTTCTAAGCATAAGCGCACAACGCCCGACGTGGCGTCGTAGTGAACAACTTTGTATTTCTCGTTTTTGATTTTAAGGTCGGGGACCGATACCCGCACTTCGCTTTGCAGTTCAGTGCCTGGGGCAACCATTAACTTCATGCCACTGGCAGACAAATCGGCAACGCGAACATCAATTGAAGATAGCAGCCCTACTTTTATCATCGCTGCCTTATCGATGATATAACGGGTTTCAGAGCGCCTATCAAGGTCATCTTCCATCACGAAATCAATAGACCAATTATCGCCAGAAGCACGTAGTGTTTTCGATAAGGGCTTAAAATCACACTTCTCGCTAAGGGTTAAGTTAGTAAGGTACATAGAAATATCACGGCAGTACATTACATGGCTTAACGCAGCTAGGTGCTCAAACTCTTTGCTAGGAATATCATGAATAGCGAAGGCTTTTACTTTGTCTTCACGGCTCACA encodes:
- the crcB gene encoding fluoride efflux transporter CrcB — protein: MPQGVILYCYIAAGGAIGACLRYFCTTTIDSWFGKNLPFGTLAVNVVGSFALATLYGILERNDLTDSPYRALIGVGLLGAFTTFSTFSVETLTLLENELWLKAIANIFLNVGACLLAGWLAIELMKG
- the pyrF gene encoding orotidine-5'-phosphate decarboxylase produces the protein MQEPRVIVALDYDNQEQALSFVDQLDPSLCKVKVGKEMFTLFGPEFVKSLVAKGFDVFLDLKFHDIPNTVGKACKAAAELGVWMVNVHASGGLPMMQAAKEGIAQSSRPETKLIAVTVLTSMDQSQLSGVIDNVTPEQQVLRLASLTAQAGLDGVVCSAKEAAMLRNEIGEDFLLVTPGIRPKGSDAGDQKRVMTPPEAIDSGVSYLVMGRPITQASEPMEVLKQVNASIS
- the serS gene encoding serine--tRNA ligase; amino-acid sequence: MLDPKCLRSDIEETAKRLAARGYNLDVATFNSLEEKRKTLQSKTQDLQNERNVRSKSIGKAKSQGEDIAPLLAEVGKLGDDLDAAKAELTVLLDEITAFTQGIPNLPHESVPEGKDEDDNVEISRWGEPRTFDFEVKDHVDIGEGLNNSLDFATATKLTGSRFVVMRREMARLNRAIAQFMLDVHTNEHGYDEMYVPFLVNADSLYGTGQLPKFGEDLFHTQPATEEGQGLSLIPTAEVPLTNIARDEILDEKSLPVKMTAHTPCFRSEAGSYGRDTRGLIRQHQFDKVELVQLVKPENSFDALEELTQHAETILQKLELPYRKVLLCTGDMGFGACKTYDLEVWLPAQNTYREISSCSNMLDFQARRMQARFRNPETNKPELLHTLNGSGLAVGRTLVAILENYQQADGSVTIPKALVPYMNGVEVIKA
- the lolA gene encoding outer membrane lipoprotein chaperone LolA codes for the protein MNKVVPIMMAALIAAPLSLSAMQVTNITSDALKTNSEAEVVVGSVTKPEFTTQSTNEMSKAVNAGDNAAAEAADSANVLLKKRLHGLQQYQAAFNQTVTDAQGNIVHEAQGTLTMMRPNKLRWETTFPDETLLIADGEAVWNIDTFVEQVTIISQDQAIKDNPIVLLTANDDETWDSFVISKLDDAKASSTLEQYQIVPKSTDGQIKSLTLGFNSDGILSTLDMLDAQDQTSALVFSDQDLDFAIDTVKDNLFSVDVPQSYIIDDQR
- the lrp gene encoding leucine-responsive transcriptional regulator Lrp; this encodes MLVKTPKHLDRIDRNILISLQKNGRISNVELAKDVGLSPSPCLERVKRLESQGYIKGYHAVVDPEKLGAAMLVFVEITLTKTSVDIFAEFSAAVRLHDDIQECHLVSGDFDFLLKARVADMSSYRRLLGDTLLRLPGVSESRTYVVMEEVKSTTSLRINLK
- the ald gene encoding alanine dehydrogenase, encoding MLIGVPKEIKNHEYRVGLTPAAVKEFTSHGHSVLVQTLAGDAIGFTDEMYVEAGAAIASTAEQVFAEAEMIIKVKEPQTNECKMLRKGQTLYTYLHLAPDPTQTDLLIASGATCIAYETVTDDRGGLPLLAPMSEVAGRMSVQAGAHYLEKAHGGSGTLLGGVPGVAPGKVLIIGGGVVGTQAAKMALGLGADVTILDRSLPRLRQLDDIFNGQVKTVYSTVDAIEHYSSKADLVVGAVLIPGAAAPKLLNRKQIAAMKPGSVLVDVAIDQGGCFETSKATTHQDPVYIIDDVVHYCVANMPGGVARTSTMALNNATLPFGLALANKGPAKAMLEDKHLLNGLNVHEGKVTYKAVVDALGEKLGLTYTPAEEALNA
- a CDS encoding DNA translocase FtsK, with amino-acid sequence MTQLTGIQRIWEAGMIIACVFAFFLLLALVSFHPGDPGWSQAGLQLDVHNWVGSTGAWSADLLLFSFGFLAYLLPFGAAFLGWFLFQHIKALEEFDYLTIGLRIIGGLLMALGATGIASINFDDIYNFSAGGFVGDVISSALVPYFNTAGTILLLLCFFCTGFTLLTGISWLSIVDRLGEMTLWFGRKCVSLPQQALALDMPRLALPSRSAKPENDELDITSMRAEPAETPEPVYTPPPKAERSEPSFGIPDDVFDQDDVPPFETQSHTPASTESENKPKSSFSLSGMREAVRNKVKEAKPSSKDEVADNHHVAESQSEEMIEPTFDMSQTDTLDETQATEAQQTAEPVNAETPAPAPESAPAPAPAPAPSPVPESVAPKPAHQPFTPVAMGAKSITRVEGEGSEPITAMPSFDLLERADKHENPLTQEEIDGISRLVEEKLADFNIEANVVGVYPGPVITRFELDLAPGVKVSKITGLSKDLARAMSAISVRVVEVIPGKSVIGLELPNKKREMVRLSEVIGGDAFQRNSSPLTMVLGADISGKPVIVDLAKMPHLLVAGTTGSGKSVGVNVMILSLLYKSTPEDVRMIMIDPKMLELSVYEGIPHLLAEVVTDMKEAANALRWCVGEMERRYRLMSALGVRNLKGYNAKVEEAIAAGTPIQDPLWKSEESMEPHAPDLEKLPAIVVVVDEFADMMMIVGKKVEELIARIAQKARAAGIHLVLATQRPSVDVITGLIKANIPTRIAFQVSSKIDSRTILDQQGAEALLGMGDMLYLPPGSPVPTRVHGAFVDDHEVHAVVADWKRRGAPKYIDEILNGEASAEVLLPGEQAEGEDQEFDAFYDEAVAFVTETRRASVSSVQRKFRIGYNRAARLVEQMESSGVVSAQGHNGNREVLAPPAPKD
- a CDS encoding replication-associated recombination protein A, with amino-acid sequence MINDNKEPLEPFAPLAAKMRPVTIDEYAGQSHLLGANKPLRKMLEAGHCHSMILWGPPGTGKTTLAELIATYTNASVIRISAVTSGVKDIRAAMDSAKENSRYNQRTLLFVDEVHRFNKSQQDAFLPFVESGTVTFIGATTENPSFELNNALLSRVRVYVLKALEQDALAELMQRALTDDEKGLGLRQLSIEEDASNALLGLCGGDGRRLLTYLELAADFTENSVISIADIEQAVGEKIASYDNKGDTFYDLISAFHKSVRGSDPDAALYWYGRILDGGGDALYVARRLLAIASEDIGNADPRAMQLCINAWDTFHRVGPAEGERAIAQAAVYCALAAKSNAVYMAFSQAKALARQTSDAPVPMHLRNAPTELMKDLGHGDGYRYAHNEPNAFAAGEVYLPDSIAGTRLYEPNERGLEKALKAKRDYLDKLNESAQSARNNQKR